One segment of Rosa chinensis cultivar Old Blush chromosome 6, RchiOBHm-V2, whole genome shotgun sequence DNA contains the following:
- the LOC112171221 gene encoding uncharacterized protein LOC112171221: MTAICPWTFLADDAPQMPAAPSPPKAKSFASILRNSMETSITYSQLPPPMVRGGKTYVKISEDLYQDQLKSFKTNLIGRLLLRKGSPPCKATDLKVVLHKLWQPISPWRLVPLGKGFFDIHFETEEDMRRVWGGGTCTLTKGIFRLSQWKQDFKPGDTCPQTHAQVWVRILGLSQDYWHPRHLLEIARGIGTPLQLDRATKERAFGYFARLLVDVDLTGSLPSTLMVEREGYEFEVSLEYERLPPICSCCGLVGHDVNHCRQRKSTEDPKKNVKTTEASKQVAGKQEYRLVKSIVVKAPIAIALIPTELIVNSPIAEDIIENAQLGNNRDSSAVEQFVNQVIAEAANEEIDHIAQVVAAEPLVENISQGENVAINSTDLPRSPTHVSNTIPSPSKSWFDKVEEEQNASTGVSPEFPPGFTPANACHLEGSSSSSIALPQHVQKDIAVVNSWLLGKDFIEDHALSYLGPNKILTRSQRKRLRKKIRDTISQNGNPSSGGALALSSN; the protein is encoded by the coding sequence ATGACGGCAATTTGCCCTTGGACGTTTCTGGCAGATGATGCTCCACAGATGCCAGCAGCGCCATCGCCTCCGAAGGCTAAGTCTTTCGCTTCCATCCTCAGAAATTCGATGGAAACATCAATCACGTATAGCCAATTGCCGCCTCCCATGGTGAGAGGTGGAAAGACGTATGTGAAAATTAGTGAAGATTTGTACCAGGATCAACTGAAATCATTTAAGACTAACTTAATTGGTAGATTGCTGCTAAGAAAGGGTTCGCCTCCTTGCAAGGCTACTGATCTCAAGGTTGTGCTGCATAAGCTCTGGCAGCCTATTTCCCCATGGCGTTTGGTGCCTCTAGGGAAGGGGTTTTTTGATATTCACTTTGAAACTGAGGAAGACATGCGACGCGTTTGGGGCGGAGGCACATGTACCCTAACTAAGGGAATTTTCCGGTTATCGCAGTGGAAACAAGATTTTAAACCTGGAGATACTTGTCCTCAAACGCATGCTCAGGTCTGGGTTCGCATACTTGGCCTTAGCCAAGATTATTGGCATCCAAGGCATCTGCTTGAAATTGCGCGAGGTATTGGTACTCCGTTGCAGTTAGATCGTGCTACTAAAGAGAGGGCCTTTGGATACTTTGCCCGGCTTCTAGTAGATGTTGACCTCACTGGTTCTCTTCCATCTACTCTCATGGTGGAAAGAgaaggctacgaatttgagGTTAGTTTGGAGTATGAAAGGCTCCCACCAATTTGTAGCTGCTGTGGTTTGGTTGGTCATGATGTCAATCACTGTCGACAGCGTAAATCTACGGAGGATCCGAAGAAGAATGTGAAAACTACTGAAGCATCCAAGCAAGTTGCAGGGAAGCAAGAATATCGGCTTGTCAAGTCTATAGTTGTTAAAGCTCCCATTGCTATTGCACTGATTCCCACGGAATTGATCGTTAATTCCCCAATTGCAGAGGACATTATTGAGAATGCACAGCTTGGTAATAATAGAGACTCAAGCGCGGTGGAGCAGTTTGTGAACCAAGTAATTGCTGAGGCGGCAAATGAAGAAATTGATCATATTGCACAGGTGGTGGCTGCTGAACCATTGGTTGAGAATATCTCTCAGGGAGAGAATGTAGCTATCAATTCAACTGATTTGCCTAGAAGTCCTACTCATGTGAGCAACACTATTCCATCTCCATCCAAGTCATGGTTCGATAAGGTGGAAGAGGAACAGAATGCTAGTACGGGTGTTAGTCCTGAGTTCCCTCCCGGTTTCACCCCGGCAAATGCTTGTCACCTTGAGGGCTCTTCTTCGTCCTCTATTGCTTTACCACAGCATGTACAGAAGGATATTGCAGTAGTTAATTCATGGTTGTTGGGTAAGGATTTCATTGAGGATCATGCTTTGTCATACTTGGGTCCTAATAAAATCCTCACGCGTTCTCAACGGAAAAGGTTACGAAAGAAAATTCGAGATACAATCAGTCAGAATGGAAACCCCTCCTCTGGTGGGGCTCTTGCTCTCTCTTCAAATTGA
- the LOC112172569 gene encoding selenium-binding protein 3 isoform X1 translates to MMIDYVVVPVASSFGLEEDYKYLTRSMREFLTGHIYVIDTKTDPEAPSLHKVVDPEDVVQKIGLAYPHTSHCLASGDFFSLTQSLMSREGLSSEAAGRLSPLLSKMSNITVFFCQVIVSDELWLGLDTCYHRCVELFRFFYSTWK, encoded by the exons ATGATGATTGACTATGTTGTTGTCCCTGTGGCTTCCAGTTTTGGCCTTGAAGAGGATTATAAATACTTGACGAGATCAATGAGGGAATTTTTGACAG GTCACATATATGTGATCGACACAAAAACAGATCCGGAAGCTCCCTCTCTACATAAAGTTGTTGACCCTGAAGACGTCGTACAGAAAATTGGATTGGCATACCCACACACATCTCACTGTCTTGCATCTGGTGATTTCTTCTCCTTGACTCAGAGTTTAATGTCAAGGGAAG GTTTATCCTCTGAGGCTGCTGGGAGACTATCACCTCTTTTATCGAAAATGTCCAACATAACTGTATTTTTTTGTCAAGTCATTGTATCTGATGAACTCTGGCTTGGCCTTGACACCTGCTACCACAGGTGTGTGGAATTATTCCGTTTCTTTTACTCAACATGGAAAtag
- the LOC112172569 gene encoding selenium-binding protein 2 isoform X3 produces the protein MMIDYVVVPVASSFGLEEDYKYLTRSMREFLTGHIYVIDTKTDPEAPSLHKVVDPEDVVQKIGLAYPHTSHCLASGDFFSLTQSLMSREGFSSYIKLFFESVCGEVYPLRLLGDYHLFYRKCPT, from the exons ATGATGATTGACTATGTTGTTGTCCCTGTGGCTTCCAGTTTTGGCCTTGAAGAGGATTATAAATACTTGACGAGATCAATGAGGGAATTTTTGACAG GTCACATATATGTGATCGACACAAAAACAGATCCGGAAGCTCCCTCTCTACATAAAGTTGTTGACCCTGAAGACGTCGTACAGAAAATTGGATTGGCATACCCACACACATCTCACTGTCTTGCATCTGGTGATTTCTTCTCCTTGACTCAGAGTTTAATGTCAAGGGAAG GTTTCTCAAGCTATATTAAGCTCTTTTTTGAATCAGTTTGTGGAGAG GTTTATCCTCTGAGGCTGCTGGGAGACTATCACCTCTTTTATCGAAAATGTCCAACATAA
- the LOC112172569 gene encoding selenium-binding protein 2 isoform X2, with product MMIDYVVVPVASSFGLEEDYKYLTRSMREFLTGHIYVIDTKTDPEAPSLHKVVDPEDVVQKIGLAYPHTSHCLASGDFFSLTQSLMSREGLSSEAAGRLSPLLSKMSNITVFFCQVIVSDELWLGLDTCYHSLE from the exons ATGATGATTGACTATGTTGTTGTCCCTGTGGCTTCCAGTTTTGGCCTTGAAGAGGATTATAAATACTTGACGAGATCAATGAGGGAATTTTTGACAG GTCACATATATGTGATCGACACAAAAACAGATCCGGAAGCTCCCTCTCTACATAAAGTTGTTGACCCTGAAGACGTCGTACAGAAAATTGGATTGGCATACCCACACACATCTCACTGTCTTGCATCTGGTGATTTCTTCTCCTTGACTCAGAGTTTAATGTCAAGGGAAG GTTTATCCTCTGAGGCTGCTGGGAGACTATCACCTCTTTTATCGAAAATGTCCAACATAACTGTATTTTTTTGTCAAGTCATTGTATCTGATGAACTCTGGCTTGGCCTTGACACCTGCTACCACAG TTTGGAATGA